DNA from Cystobacter fuscus DSM 2262:
ACGCCGCGGCCATCTCGGACATCCTCCAGCGGCTCACGCGGGGGGAGCGGCTCCTGGAGTACCCGGCGCGGCTGCGGTGCAAGGACGGCTCGGTGCGCGAGGTCTCCATCTCCTCGAGCGTCCGCTTCGACGAGACGGGGAAGTTCCTCCACACCCGGTGCTTCACGCGGGACGTGACCGAGCACGCCCAGGTCGCACGCGCGCTGCGCGAGAGCGAGGAGCGCTTCCGGATGCTGCTGGCGGGGGTGAAGGACTTCGCCATCTTCATGCTGGATGCGGGGGGCCGCGTGGAGACATGGAACCAGGGCGCCGAGCGGCTCTACGGCCATACGATGGAGGAGCTCGTCGGGCAGCACGTCTCGACGCTCTACACGCCCGAGGACCTTCGGGCGGGCCGCGTGGACGAAGAGCTCGCGGCGGCCAGCCATCACGGCCGGTACGAGTCCGAGAGCGAGCGCGTGCGCAAGGATGGGAGCCGCTTCTGGGCGCATGTCGTCACCACGGCGCTCCGGGACGAGGAGGGACGGCTGCGGGGCTTCGCCAAGGTGACGCGGGACGTGACGGAAAAGCGCAAGGCGGAGGAGGAGAAGGAGCGGCTGCTGCGCGAGCTCAAGGCGGCCGTCGCGGCCCGCGACGAGTTCCTCTCCATGGCCTCGCACGAGCTCAAGACCCCGCTCACCTCGGTGAAGCTGAACCTGCGCGCCCTGGAGCACCGCGCGGAAAAGACGGTCGAGCAGACGGAGGGCGCGGGGAGCCGCAGGCTCGTGCTCATCCACGGGCAAATCGACCGGCTGGCGAAGCTCGTCAACAGCCTGCTGGATGTGTCCCGAATCACCGCCAACCGGCTCGACTTCCATCGGGAGGAAGTGGACCTCGGAGAAGTGCTCCAGGATGTGCTGGGGCAGTTCAAGGAGGATCTGGACCGGGCGGGATGCGCGCTGCACCTGAGAACCGACACGGGCGTCGTCGGCCGGTGGGACCGGCTCCGGGTGGATCAGATTCTCAGCAACCTGCTCTCCAATGCCATCAAGTACGGGCCGGGCAAGCCCGTCGAGGTGGATCTGCGGCGGTTGGGCAAGAGCGCGCGCCTCGTCGTCCGGGACCATGGCATCGGCATCTCGGAGCGGGACCAGGAGCGCATCTTCGATCGATTCGAGCGGGCGGTGTCGAGCCAGCACTATGGTGGCTTTGGCCTCGGGCTGTGGATCAGTCGGCAGATCGCCGAGGGACTGGGAGGCAGCATCACCGTTCACAGCCAACCAGGGCTGGGCTCGACCTTCGTCGTCGAGCTCCCCCTGAGTGGGCTACCGGGTGGAGAAGAGTGACGCTCCCGCGGAACGGTCTGGATCCAACCGTCGCCCACGGATTCAAAACGACTCGAGAGACGTCAGCCGTGCTCGGTGATTCCGTTTCCACCACAACCGTCCACCATCAGCACTTTTTTGGGTTTTCGGCTTTGACAGGGAAGCAGTAATTTTCTACTTTTAAAGCAAGCAGAGGCTCAAGCCCACTCCTACTGTAATAGGGATGGGGGGTCGATGGCGACCCAGACTGAGCGTCAAGGTGGGGGATGCAGAACTCGTAGCCAACAGCGAAACCACGAAGGGACGTCATGCACACCGCCACCTCGCCCAGCTCCGCCGGTCTCTCCCTGCCCAGCGCCTCGAGTTCGGAGGAGGAAGGGAGCCAGAGCTGCGGTGTCCAGACGACGATGCCCCTGGAGCTCGCGCGAGCGGAGGCGGCGCAGCGGCGTGAGGAGTCGATGGCCCTGCTGCGCGAGGCGGCGGTCCGCCTGCGGCCGGAGAACTGGCTGTCGGCCTCCGCCGAGAAACCCTCGGACAGTGGCTTCGAGGACGTGCGCTCGCGCTACCACCACTGGCTGGAGCACGCGCCCTTCAACTCGGCGGACCCGGTCACCTGGCGCTTCCTGGTGGACCTGGCCATCAGCTACGCCTCCTACACCTACCG
Protein-coding regions in this window:
- a CDS encoding sensor histidine kinase is translated as MEDSSSNHLSLPCAGSGSDQPSRQATHPRSRESLADFVDSAALGLHWVAPNGTILWANKADYEPLGYTADEYIGHNITAFHADAAAISDILQRLTRGERLLEYPARLRCKDGSVREVSISSSVRFDETGKFLHTRCFTRDVTEHAQVARALRESEERFRMLLAGVKDFAIFMLDAGGRVETWNQGAERLYGHTMEELVGQHVSTLYTPEDLRAGRVDEELAAASHHGRYESESERVRKDGSRFWAHVVTTALRDEEGRLRGFAKVTRDVTEKRKAEEEKERLLRELKAAVAARDEFLSMASHELKTPLTSVKLNLRALEHRAEKTVEQTEGAGSRRLVLIHGQIDRLAKLVNSLLDVSRITANRLDFHREEVDLGEVLQDVLGQFKEDLDRAGCALHLRTDTGVVGRWDRLRVDQILSNLLSNAIKYGPGKPVEVDLRRLGKSARLVVRDHGIGISERDQERIFDRFERAVSSQHYGGFGLGLWISRQIAEGLGGSITVHSQPGLGSTFVVELPLSGLPGGEE